A window of the Zeugodacus cucurbitae isolate PBARC_wt_2022May chromosome 2, idZeuCucr1.2, whole genome shotgun sequence genome harbors these coding sequences:
- the LOC105220711 gene encoding GPI transamidase component PIG-S isoform X2: MEKSKAKVTTEDIADGEDKYRLFASMAFMIVVIIVGVPMWWKTTEVYRVNLPSADILSLSDKPIEIATKIAIFTFEKSRGELLVKELTEAYANNELWHPQFVQIAPFEQSLHTKTPASLENILLKAEEIKAGDFIFIEWPKLQEEVLLTAERSALIRSDTSSTRIKQVINLLLLQTHRIQQILNENHRQAVKSEAPQTEYDVVVSILNPRPDIMNAKWNVRMAVETYIAPFLKEVSQISNYTLTTQWKYQLPFEADLKQVRDSSKIGRHYALGEADLPHIITSIEKNLGVGITAKPAINLVVYITPCDIAPVHIYNRQNRQATRQKVDSFISPKWGGIIIANPPIEACLSYNTAQQPVEFYVNTNDVMQIMLYQLQKLLDINAEFNLEGVKTVALEQTAPRRWEYEAYIRRSVVMHIATASNTLQSLIKLLDNISYIVINDDVGESINDAYKKLLLAKQALAAGNLLAASDYARTAFAASEHAFFDASLLAQLYFPDEQKYAIYIPLFLPIMVPVITSFTMIRKLLTKLRNAENRLI, translated from the exons ATAAATATCGTCTCTTTGCCTCCATGGCTTTCATGATTGTGGTCATTATTGTTGGTGTGCCTATGTGGTGGAAGACAACTGAAGTGTACag AGTCAACCTACCATCAGCGGACATCTTGAGTTTGAGCGACAAACCGATAGAAATCGCTACCAAGATAGCCATATTCACATTTGAAAAGTCACGCGGTGAACTGCTAGTCAAAGAGTTGACGGAAGCTTATGCCAATAACG AGCTATGGCATCCACAATTTGTACAAATTGCGCCATTTGAACAATCGCTGCATACCAAAACTCCCGCTAGTCTGGAGAATATATTGCTGAAAGCGGAAGAAATTAAAGCGGGAGATTTCATCTTCATTGAATGGCCAAAATTGCAAGAAGAAGTTTTGCTCACAGCCGAGCGTTCCGCGCTGATAAGGAGTGATACCT CTTCTACACGTATTAAGCAGGTCATAAATCTACTTTTACTCCAAACTCATCGCATTCAGCAGATACTTAACGAGAACCACCGACAAGCGGTCAAGAGTGAAGCGCCACAGACTGAGTATGATGTCGTGGTTTCGATATTGAATCCACGCCCGGATATAATGAATGCCAAATGGAATGTGCGCATGGCTGTGGAGA CCTACATTGCGCCATTTCTGAAGGAAGTCTCACAAATATCCAATTATACGCTCACCACACAATGGAAATACCAACTCCCCTTTGAAGCTGACTTAAAGCAAGTGCGCGATAGCTCTAAAATAGGTCGTCATTACGCTTTGGGCGAGGCCGATTTACCGCACATAATTACGTCGATTGAAAAGAATCTTGGCGTTGGCATCACAGCCAAGCCGGCAATTAATTTAGTGGTTTACATAACACCCTGTGACATTGCGCCCGTGCACATTTACAATCGCCAGAACAGGCAAGCCACACGCCAGAAGGTGGACTCATTCATTTCGCCCAAATGGGGTGGCATTATCATTGCCAATCCGCCAATCGAGGCTTGTCTGTCCTACAACACGGCACAACAGCCGGTCGAATTTTACGTGAATACCAATGACGTCATGCAAATTATGTTGTATCAACTGCAGAAGCTCTTGGACATCAATGCGGAG TTCAACTTAGAGGGCGTCAAAACGGTGGCTTTGGAGCAGACAGCGCCACGTCGTTGGGAATACGAGGCTTATATACGCCGTAGCGTAGTAATGCACATCGCGACCGCAAGCAATACACTGCAGAGCCTCATCAAGCTGCTGG ACAACATCAGTTACATTGTTATCAATGACGACGTGGGCGAGTCCATAAATGACGCGTATAAAAAATTGCTCTTGGCCAAGCAGGCGCTTGCTGCCGGCAATCTCTTGGCTGCTTCCGATTATGCACGCACTGCCTTTGCCGCTTCGGAGCATGCCTTCTTCGATGCCAGTCTATTGGCGCAGTTATACTTTCCCGATGAACAAAAATATGCCATTTACATTCCATTGTTCCTGCCCATTATGGTGCCGGTGATCACGTCGTTCACAATGATTCGTAAACTGCTGACGAAATTGCGAAATGCAGAAAATCGCTTGATCTAA